A genomic window from Peromyscus maniculatus bairdii isolate BWxNUB_F1_BW_parent chromosome 1, HU_Pman_BW_mat_3.1, whole genome shotgun sequence includes:
- the LOC102916717 gene encoding diablo IAP-binding mitochondrial protein, translating into MLAGFGMTLCAVPIAQKSEPHSLSNEALMRRAVSLVTDSTSTFLSQTTYALIEAITEYTKAVYTLASLYRQYTSLLGKMNSQEEDEVWQVIIGARVEMTSKQQEYLKLETTWMTAVGLSEMAAEAAYQTRADQASITARNHIQLVKSQVQEVRQLSQKAETKLAEAQTEELHQKTQEAVDKRADQEEEAYLRED; encoded by the coding sequence ATGTTGGCTGGATTCGGGATGACCCTGTGTGCAGTTCCTATTGCTCAGAAATCGGAGCCTCACTCTCTTAGTAACGAAGCATTAATGAGGAGGGCTGTGTCTTTGGTGACCGATAGCACCTCCACCTTTCTGTCCCAAACCACGTACGCTCTGATCGAAGCAATCACCGAGTATACGAAGGCTGTTTATACGTTAGCATCTCTGTATCGACAATATACAAGTTTACTTGGGAAAATGAATTCCCAGGAGGAAGATGAAGTGTGGCAGGTGATTATCGGAGCCAGAGTCGAGATGACTTCAAAACAGCAGGAATACTTGAAGCTAGAAACCACTTGGATGACTGCAGTAGGCCTTTCAGAGATGGCTGCGGAGGCTGCCTATCAAACTAGAGCCGATCAGGCCTCTATAACGGCCAGGAATCACATCCAGCTGGTGAAGTCGCAGGTGCAGGAGGTGCGCCAGCTCTCCCAGAAAGCCGAAACCAAACTAGCTGAGGCGCAGACCGAGGAGCTGCACCAGAAAACCCAGGAAGCTGTAGACAAGAGGGCTGACCAGGAAGAGGAGGCCTACCTGCGTGAAGATTGA